GCGATATCGAGACTTGCACTCAAAGTTTGCGGATCAATCCGATTTCTGCTAATGCTTTCTTCAATCGCGGTTTGAGTTATCAACGTTTGGGCGATCGCGAAGCAGCAGTTGGCGATTTTACAGAAGCAATTCGAGTTAATCCTCAATATGCAGAAGCTTTTCAAAGTCGCGGTCTTGCCCATGCCGATCTCGGTGATAAAAAAGCGGCAGTACGGGATTTACGCGAAGCCGCCAGACTATTTTTTGAGAGCGGTGAGATTGATAAATATCAAATTGCTCGCGACCTCGGTAAGAAGTTTCACGATTTAGATTCGCCTAGTGAAGCAGAAGCGCTCACAGAGGTAGCTTACGAAAGCTCAATGGCAGGCTCGTTTGAAGATATTGCCTTAGAGTCTTTGTTCTCTTAATTTAGGTCAATTGGGAGGCGATCGCGCCGTAACGAAATCTGCCCGATCTATGTAACGTCATTTTTGTTTAGTCCAAAACTAAGCAGGACTTACGCAGTCGATCCCCCAAACCCCCTTAAAAAGGGGGGACTTTAAGCCCCCTTTTTAAGAGGGGAACCAGGGGGGATCGAGATCTCAGATTTTCTTGTGCGTAACTCCTGACTAAGGCAAAGTTGACCAAAATGAATTGGGGTTACATGACCCCAATTCTCAGTTATTTTCAATTTTTGAGCTGTCAGTCAGTGGATCGAGCCTGTTTTGGTATTTCAAGCATTTATAGAAACTCCGCTAAAAGACTAATATCTAAAATTAAAACTAGCAGATAGCAGAGCAGTCATAACAGATTTGATACAAAGCATTATATCGCTCTAATCGTTGTAACCGACACAAAAATTAAGATACTTTTTATCCTAAAAACTATGAGTGAAACTTTACCAATTTCCTCCAAATATCATATTTTAAAGCTAGTTGGACAAGGGCAATTCGGACGAGTCTACTGTGCTATTGATAAAAAAAATGGTAAAACTGTAGCACTTAAAGAACTCGACCAACAAAAGTTTCCCACGAAAAAGTTTTTACGAGAATTACATTTCTTATCTAGCTTGCAGCATCCAAATATCATTTCTTTCCAAGGTATAGAGCATATAAAAAATGCAAGATTTCTGGTTATGGACTATTGCGAAGCCGGAACTTTGCGTAATTTCATGCAAAGCGATGACTTTAATCTCATTCACGGTTTGAAATTTATTACAGATATTCTTGCTGGACTGGGACACGCACACACTCGTGGTGTCGTTCACTGCGATATTAAGCCAGAAAATATTTTAATTAGTATAGGTTCTACTAGCTACTTAGCTCGGATTTCTGATTTTGGTTTAGCAAGAGTTTGTCAAGAAATTTCTACAGATAAAATTATCTGTACTGGTTCTCCTGCATATATGGCTCCAGAAAGATTTTATGGTAAATCTTCTCCAGCGTCAGATCTTTATGCAGTTGGAGTCATGCTGTACGAGTTGGTTTTGGGTTTTCGTCCTTTTTCAGGAATGCCAGGAGAATTGATGACAGCTCACATGAATCAAGCTGTGGAAATTCCTAGCGCTGTTCCGCTCTTACTACGTTCTACAATCTCCACTGCCATGCAAAAATTCCCTAACAAGCGGTTTCCATCAGCAGCTGAGATGATGAAGTCAGTGCAATTAGCCATAGAAGTAGAAAAAGTAACGTACGGTAATATTCCTCCTCTAAATATACCTTCTAATATTCCTTCATTCTCTTACCTAAATAGTACGCAAGCCTAGTAAACTAATAAGCTAATCAATTGCGATCGCCACATTTTTTGTTTAAGAATCTACTTATTTTTTGACGACATCACGTTACCTTTACTATCAATTAATATCATGAGCTACTTAGTTAAACCTGGATTCTCGACTTGTTATTATATTCGTAAACTCTTGCTACAAAACGAAGAGGAATTGAAAACAATCTTGAGTCAAAAAGCCGGCTTTTGTTTCAACACACAAGAAACTTTAGAAAAGCTTTTAAGAGGAATTTATCTGGAAGAAACGATCGAACAACTTTTACAAACTCTTTATGCCGATACTACTGAAATTTCTACTAAAGTTGAAAAACTGGAAGTGTTAGTAGCCAATCATCAAAGAATTTCTGTAGAAAGTCCCCATAACTATCAAGGATTAGGCGAGATTAAACGCCAGATCTTATGGATATTAGGTTTTAAGCGAGTAGCTGTCAAGATTGAAGATATAGTTCAAGCCCTGGTTCAATTGAATGAATATAGTATCAATTACATAGGGCGCACGTTGACTATCAACACATGGAAATCAACTCGTCCTGATTTTGAATGGCTAAATTTATTTGAATTCGATCGGTTTGGCAAAATCACCTTTGCTGGACAAGGAAAGGATGTAGCCAATGTCGAACAACTCAATTGGTTACAAGAATGGATCGTTGGCTACGTCTGTCAAGTTGCTCAGTTCATCCGCGACTTTACAACTACAATTGAATATAAAAAAATTGGTGAATTACCGGAAGGGGTATTAATTACTCAAGTTACTTCTTACTCTCACTGGGTTGCTGCAAAACCGCGATCGGCACAAGTTTGACAGTTAACAGTTATCAGTCATCAGTGACTAGTGACAAGAATTGAATCTGATTCCACTAGTCACTAGCCACAAGCCACTCACTAAACCCCACTCCCGACTCCCGACTCCCCAACACAAAGTTATTTATTGGGAAGGAAATAAAAACGGTTTAGCTAGGACAAAACTAGCAATAGATTTAGCATCTATTGGTTGTCCGACGAGAATGGCTTGTTCAAATTCCTGGGGTGTCATGAAGACTGTTTCTATATCTTCGTCCGCATCCTGACTAGGAGGCGCATCCAAAGGAACTAAATCTTGCGCTAAAAAACTATAAATAATTTCATCAGAATAACCAGGGGCAAGAAAGAATTGTCCTAGTTTTTGCCATTTTTGAGCGCGATAGCCTGTCTCTTCCTCAATTTCTCTTTGAATCGTGTCAAACGGTTCTTCGTTTGGCTCTACAGTCCCGGCAGGGAATTCTAAAATTCTGCCTTGTGTGGCAAAGCGATATTGCCACAATAAAATTAATTTACCTTCTGGAGTAATAGGAACAGCTAAAGCGCCTCCCGGGTGACGGACGCATTCCCAATCGCCTTCAACTTGGTTAGGTAAACGATAGCGATTGACTTCAAAACTAAATTTACGCCCTTGGTAAAACAGGCGATGTTTGAGCAATTGTGGCGGTTCTTGCATCATGTGAGGGAGTAGGGAACAAAATTCAAAATTCACGCATTGGGACAAGCACAAGTCGCAAGTCACAAGTTGCATTTAAAATACGCACCACTTAACAACCGTCAACTGTCAACCAACTACCAACTACCAATTACCATTTTTCACTGATAACTGTTCACTGATAACTGACTCCAGTACAGTCTACAGCTTGAAGTAGCGTGGCGATCGCTTTACCAGATACAGGATCGATCCAATTGGGGGCAATTTCTGCTAATGGGACGAGAACAAAAGCGCGTTCTCTCATGCGGGGATGAGGTAGGGTAAGGTTAGGAGTATCGAGAATAAGATCGTCGTACAACAGCAGGTCAATGTCAAGCGTCCTCGCGCCCCAACGTTCTTGGCGCACGCGCCCAAATTTTGCTTCAGTTGCCAGTAGAATATCTAACAATTCCTGGGGAGACAGTTGAACCTGAAGTACTGCACAACCATTAATATAGTCTGGCTGAGGTGGTCCCACTGCTTTCGTGCGATACCAGCTAGACTTTGCTGCGATCGCAATCTCAGGCATCTCGGCTAAAGTTGCTAAAGCAGCCTCCACAATAGCCAAAGAATCACCAAGATTACTTCCCAGGGCGATCGCGCAATTAGTAATTGGTAATTGGTAATTGGTAATTGGTAGTTGGTAGTTGGTCACTGATAGCTGATAACTGACAACTGATAACTGTTTAATAGTGTGTCACTTAAGACTCAAATCTTAAACAGGGATTAAAATATGCAAGACGGTTATAGCTTTGAAATGGGATTCGTAGTAGTTACGCGCGATCGCGTTGGTGCGATCGGATTTATCCGCTATTTTGAGGAGTGAGCAACCAAAGCTGATGGAACCAGATTCAACAGGGCAAAGTCCATCTGGAAAATTTTCCGATCGCCATCATGGGCGATCTTCAGGCAGTTCCCAGAAATCGTCTATTAAATCTCGCTACAAACCCCTCTATTTTCGGTTCTGGTTTTGGTTGCTTGTGGGTTTTGGCGGCGGGCTAGCGGCATTGAGTAGTGTTTGGTTATCTATAGAGGGTAGTCTACCACCAGCCAATGAACTATTGGCTACTGTGCGGAGTCAAACCCTAACGATCGCGGCTGGAGATGGCACAATTTTACAGCAGCAAGGACCTGCAACTAGAGAACCGTTGAAAATAGAGCAAATTCCCAAACCTCTAGTTCAAGCTTTTATTGCTTCGGAAGACAGGCGCTTTTATCAACATCGCGGTTTCGATCGCCAGGGAATTTTCAGGGCAGTCTGGGCGAATTTGCGTTCGGCTAATTTGGTGGAGGGTGGTAGTACCATTACCCAACAATTGGCACGAATTCTCTTTTTAAATCAAGAGCGGAGTTTGTGGCGCAAACTGAAAGAGATCCGCGTTGCCATGAAGATTGAGGAGAATTTAAGTAAAGACCAAATTTTAGAGCGTTATCTCAACTCAGTTTATTTGGGACAAGGGGCTTATGGCGTAGCAGATGCGGCTTGGGTTTATTTCAGCAAGTCAGTTAACCAGCTGACACTATCTGAGATGGCAACAATTGCCGGATTAGCGCCAGCACCAAATTTTTATTCTCCTACAGTGAATAAATCGGCAGCAATTGGGCGGCGCAACATGGTATTGCAGCGGATGCAGGAGGATGGAGTCATTCATGCATCTGAGGCGATGGCAGCGAAAAATGCACCTTTAACGGTAAAAACAAGTTCTCCTAAACGGCTTCAAGCTAAAGCTTCTTACTTTACTACCTACATTCAACGAGAACTACCCAAATACGTTCCTGCGGATGTCCTTAAAGCAGGCGGACTGACTGTAGAAACTAGCCTCAATCCTAAATGGCAGCAAGCAGCGGAAGCAGTTGTGTTAAAAACTGTAACCGAGAATGGGAAATGGCAAAGATTCGGGCAAGCAGCACTAGTGGCGATCGATCCCCGTAACGGCGAAGTCAGGGCAATGGTAGGGGGGACGGATTTCGGCAAACATCAGTTCAATCGCGCTACTCAAGCCCAAAGACAACCAGGATCGACATTTAAAGGATTTGTCTATACAGCTGCGATCGCTAGCGGTCTTTCTCCTTACAAACAATACCTTGACTCTCCCTTCAAAGTCGATGGTTACGAACCGAAAAACTTCAGCGAGAGATTTCGGGGCGAAATGTCGATGCGGGATGCTCTGGCTGCTTCAATTAACGTAGTCGCAGTCAAGGTGTTAATGGATGTAGGCTTCGACCCTACAATTAAACTCGCCCAATCGATGGGAATTAAATCGCCTTTAATCCCTGCTTATTCTTTAGCTTTAGGTTCGGCAGAAGTCAATTTGTTGGAATTGAGCAGCGCCTATGGTTCTTTGGCAACTGGGGGAATGCATACAGAAGCTCATGGCATCCGGCGAATCCGCGATCGCAGTGGTAATATTATCTACGATGCTAAATTTACATCTCGGCGCGTTTTAGACCCAGACAGCGCGGCGATCGCAACTTGGATGTTAAGAAATGTCATCACTGCTGGAACTGGCGGTGCGGCAGCTTTGGTAGATCGTTCTGTTGCAGGTAAAACTGGGACATCGGATAAAGCTCGCGATTTATGGTTTGTCGGATACATTCCCCAACTTGTCACCGGAGTTTGGTTAGGAAACGATAACAATCAACCCACGGCAGGTAGTAGTAGTACAGCAGCCTATGCCTGGAATCGGTTTATGGTGCAAGCCGTGGAAGGCATGGAAGTAGAGAAATTTGCCGCTTTACCTAACTTAGACAACCGCAAACCTACGATTAAACGACAACCAGTTAAACCCAGAAGAATATCGATTGGCAAAATCACCGACCAAAATAGCGAAGGTGGTTCTCTACGCCAAGGAGAAAACTCAGAAAATTACCAACCTACCCGCAGAAGACGCAGACGCGATCGACAAAGCCAACTGCGGGGCAGTCTTTGGCGATCGCGCTTGCAGCGTCAAACCCCCGCCGATCCACAACGCTACAATCGACTCATGGATCGCTTGCGTCAAAACCGCATTCCACGCCAACCAACCCTTGACAGTGACCAGTGACCAGTTATCAGTGACCAGCTATCAGCGCTCTCTTGCCAACTACCAACTACCAATTACCAATTACCACTCCTCACTGATAACTGACGTTTAAGGAATTCGTAAGAGTCCAAAAAAACATGACGAGCTAGACTGAAGGGGAACTCTTCCTTGGAAAGTGCAGAGCTTAGCGTAGAATCTTATGGCACAGCAAAGCTTTGGTGTGATTGGACTAGCGGTAATGGGTGAAAACCTTGCCCTAAACGTCGAGCGTAATGGTTTTCCCATCGCAGTTTACAATCGCACTCCCGAAAAAACCAATGCATTCATGACAGAGCGGGCGCAGGGCAAAAATGCCGTTGCTACCTACTCTTTAGAAGAATTTGTCAATGCGCTAGAACGCCCCCGCAAGATTTTGATCATGGTTAAAGCTGGTGCGCCAGTGGATGCAGTAATTCAGCAGCTCAAACCCTTGTTGGATGAAGGCGACATTATCATTGATGGGGGCAACTCGCTGTATGACGATACGGCGCGACGCACTCGCGAATTAGAACCAGAAGGCTTCCGCTTTATCGGTATGGGCGTAAGTGGAGGTGAAGAAGGGGCATTGAATGGTCCTAGCTTAATGCCAGGGGGAACGAAAAGTTCCTACGAATATTTGTCACCGATTTTTAATAAAATTGCCGCTCAAGTAGAAGACGGTCCCTGCGTGACTTATATCGGTCCTGGGGGCGCAGGTCACTACGTCAAAATGGTTCACAATGGCATTGAGTACGGCGATATGCAGTTGATTGCCGAAGCCTACAGCCTCCTCAAAGATGGTTTGGGTTTGGATAATCGGCAACTGCACGAAATTTTTGCCGAGTGGAATACTACCGAAGAACTCGATTCCTATTTGATTGAAATCACTGCAGATATTTTCCGCTATATCGACCCCGACACCAAAAATCACTTGGTCGATATGATTCTCGATTCTGCCGGACAAAAAGGTACGGGGCGCTGGACGGTGCAAAGTGCTTTGGAGTTTGGCGTATGTATTCCCACGATTACGGCAGCGGTGAACGCGCGGATTATGTCCTCTTACAAGCAAGAGCGAGTAGCTGCATCCCAAATGTTACCCGGTCCTACAGGCACGTATCAAGGCGATCCGAAGGCATTCATCAATATGGTGCGGGATGCATTATATTGTTCTAAAATCTGCTCTTATGCTCAAGGAATGGCGCTGTTAGCGACAGCATCCAAAGAGTATTCTTATGACCTGAATTTGAGCGAAATGGCGCGGATTTGGAAAGGCGGCTGTATTATTCGCGCTAGATTTTTAGGTAAGATTCAGAGTGCTTTCATTGAAAATCCGAACTTACCCAACTTGCTGTTGGCTCCAGAGTTTAGACAAACAATTCTCGATCGCCAAGATGCATGGCGGGAAGTTTTAGCAGCGGCGGCGAAACTCGGCATTCCCGTACCTGCATTTAGTGCGTCGTTAGATTATTTTGACAGCTACAGACGCGATCGCTTGCCCCAAAACCTGACGCAAGCTCAACGCGACTACTTCGGCGCTCACACTTACGAACGTACTGACAAAGAAGGCTTCTTCCATACCGAGTGGACGAAGTTCTCTGAGGAATCGGTACAAACTTCTACCCCAGAACCGCTACAAGCAGATCAGCCAACGACTCCTCAACCAACGGGAAGTCGTTAGGAAAGATACAGGGTGCGTTATCAACGCACCCTTTAAGTATTATTGATTAAAAACCAATTCTAATCTGCACGGAATTACGGCGTGGATAGTAGTATCGTCCGTGCCTGTAGCGGCGATGATATCTTTTACCATATCTATAAGGATCGTAGAAGCGATCGTACCCATACCAATCGGGACGATAAAGTCGATAGCGCGGACGGCGATGCCAATCGCGTCTGTAGTGTCGATGATAGTCACGGTCGCGCCATCGGGAGGGAACGACAATAATTCCCGCGCGATCGCCAATCGTGACACCAAAATCTACGCCAGTTTCGGCTTTCGCGGGTGCTGCGGTGCAAATTGTCAGTAATGCAGTCAGGGCGAGGATTTTAGCTTTCATTGCCACTCACCTCAAATTTTAGCGAGGATGAGAATGCTGTTTAATTTATACTCTCAGTGTATCAGTTATTAGGGAGCAGGGAGCGCACGAGCAGAGAACAGCGATCGACAACCAACTACCAACTACCACTACTCACTTCTCCGCGACCAAATATACAATAGATAAAATCTATCTTAGGGAAGACATGATGTATGTCCCTTGCTGTTGAGTTAGATGCTGCTGAGGAAAGTACTGTAGTTAAAGTTAGGAGTGCGATCGCTCACGCAGTGGCGGGACGGTTGCGATTGCGCTTGCTCCAGCCAATCGAAGATGCAGCTTATGCTCAATTAGAGCAGCAAATTCGATCTTTAGCATTTGTTGAAAGCATTAGAGTCAATCCTACAGTGGGTTGTCTGACCATTACTTATGAAGTAACTCAGTTTGCAAGCACTCCTATCCCGCCCTTGGAATTGCTAGCAGCGATCGCACAGGTAAGCAATTTACAAATAGATTTAGGTACAAATATATCAGATAGCATGAATTCCGATCGCCAGCCTGACGCGGCTCAGTCACAGTTGAGAACATTTGGTGCAACTTTGGTTGGTGGAGCGGTAGGAGATATGTTTGGCGGCGCTATCGGTGCTACAGCGGGAGCGATCGTCATGGGACCCGCAGGTGCTATTTTGGGAGGTCAGATTGGTGTTTTTGTTGGTAGCATTATTGGCGCTCAAATTGGCGCTGAAACCGTTCATCATGTTGACCAGTTTGTATCATTAGCTAATATTCAAGGAACTGGACTAACAGCAGAAAAAATTGCTCAAACCCTGCAAAAGAGAGCAAGCGAAAAAATGGGCGAAACTACTGGGCAAATTTTTGGCGCAGTTGCGGGTAAGGTAGTTTTAGGTCCAACAGGGGCAGTTTTTGGTTCAATTTTAGGTGGAGCTATTGGCGCTCAGCTAGGAGAAGACACGGCGACTGCAACCAATCCCCAGAGATTGCCAGCAACGACTCAGCAATGGTTCGTTCAGACAACTCAAAAGTTTGTCGGTGAAACCGCAACAGTAACGGTAGGAGGGGCTGTTGGTAAAATCGTGCTTGGTTCTCCAGGTCAACAGATGGGTTTGAAGTTGGGCAAGCGCATTTCTAAAATAGTAGAGTGGGAT
This window of the Chroococcidiopsis thermalis PCC 7203 genome carries:
- the gndA gene encoding NADP-dependent phosphogluconate dehydrogenase — its product is MAQQSFGVIGLAVMGENLALNVERNGFPIAVYNRTPEKTNAFMTERAQGKNAVATYSLEEFVNALERPRKILIMVKAGAPVDAVIQQLKPLLDEGDIIIDGGNSLYDDTARRTRELEPEGFRFIGMGVSGGEEGALNGPSLMPGGTKSSYEYLSPIFNKIAAQVEDGPCVTYIGPGGAGHYVKMVHNGIEYGDMQLIAEAYSLLKDGLGLDNRQLHEIFAEWNTTEELDSYLIEITADIFRYIDPDTKNHLVDMILDSAGQKGTGRWTVQSALEFGVCIPTITAAVNARIMSSYKQERVAASQMLPGPTGTYQGDPKAFINMVRDALYCSKICSYAQGMALLATASKEYSYDLNLSEMARIWKGGCIIRARFLGKIQSAFIENPNLPNLLLAPEFRQTILDRQDAWREVLAAAAKLGIPVPAFSASLDYFDSYRRDRLPQNLTQAQRDYFGAHTYERTDKEGFFHTEWTKFSEESVQTSTPEPLQADQPTTPQPTGSR
- a CDS encoding NUDIX hydrolase, with protein sequence MMQEPPQLLKHRLFYQGRKFSFEVNRYRLPNQVEGDWECVRHPGGALAVPITPEGKLILLWQYRFATQGRILEFPAGTVEPNEEPFDTIQREIEEETGYRAQKWQKLGQFFLAPGYSDEIIYSFLAQDLVPLDAPPSQDADEDIETVFMTPQEFEQAILVGQPIDAKSIASFVLAKPFLFPSQ
- a CDS encoding transglycosylase domain-containing protein — encoded protein: MEPDSTGQSPSGKFSDRHHGRSSGSSQKSSIKSRYKPLYFRFWFWLLVGFGGGLAALSSVWLSIEGSLPPANELLATVRSQTLTIAAGDGTILQQQGPATREPLKIEQIPKPLVQAFIASEDRRFYQHRGFDRQGIFRAVWANLRSANLVEGGSTITQQLARILFLNQERSLWRKLKEIRVAMKIEENLSKDQILERYLNSVYLGQGAYGVADAAWVYFSKSVNQLTLSEMATIAGLAPAPNFYSPTVNKSAAIGRRNMVLQRMQEDGVIHASEAMAAKNAPLTVKTSSPKRLQAKASYFTTYIQRELPKYVPADVLKAGGLTVETSLNPKWQQAAEAVVLKTVTENGKWQRFGQAALVAIDPRNGEVRAMVGGTDFGKHQFNRATQAQRQPGSTFKGFVYTAAIASGLSPYKQYLDSPFKVDGYEPKNFSERFRGEMSMRDALAASINVVAVKVLMDVGFDPTIKLAQSMGIKSPLIPAYSLALGSAEVNLLELSSAYGSLATGGMHTEAHGIRRIRDRSGNIIYDAKFTSRRVLDPDSAAIATWMLRNVITAGTGGAAALVDRSVAGKTGTSDKARDLWFVGYIPQLVTGVWLGNDNNQPTAGSSSTAAYAWNRFMVQAVEGMEVEKFAALPNLDNRKPTIKRQPVKPRRISIGKITDQNSEGGSLRQGENSENYQPTRRRRRRDRQSQLRGSLWRSRLQRQTPADPQRYNRLMDRLRQNRIPRQPTLDSDQ
- the folK gene encoding 2-amino-4-hydroxy-6-hydroxymethyldihydropteridine diphosphokinase — protein: MTNYQLPITNYQLPITNCAIALGSNLGDSLAIVEAALATLAEMPEIAIAAKSSWYRTKAVGPPQPDYINGCAVLQVQLSPQELLDILLATEAKFGRVRQERWGARTLDIDLLLYDDLILDTPNLTLPHPRMRERAFVLVPLAEIAPNWIDPVSGKAIATLLQAVDCTGVSYQ
- a CDS encoding serine/threonine-protein kinase, yielding MSETLPISSKYHILKLVGQGQFGRVYCAIDKKNGKTVALKELDQQKFPTKKFLRELHFLSSLQHPNIISFQGIEHIKNARFLVMDYCEAGTLRNFMQSDDFNLIHGLKFITDILAGLGHAHTRGVVHCDIKPENILISIGSTSYLARISDFGLARVCQEISTDKIICTGSPAYMAPERFYGKSSPASDLYAVGVMLYELVLGFRPFSGMPGELMTAHMNQAVEIPSAVPLLLRSTISTAMQKFPNKRFPSAAEMMKSVQLAIEVEKVTYGNIPPLNIPSNIPSFSYLNSTQA